In one Phyllostomus discolor isolate MPI-MPIP mPhyDis1 chromosome 8, mPhyDis1.pri.v3, whole genome shotgun sequence genomic region, the following are encoded:
- the PLEKHH3 gene encoding pleckstrin homology domain-containing family H member 3 isoform X3, whose translation MPLPGGLWWLLCCRRGFTLLHRDYGDGELSGDGDEDEDEETFELRTPSPAGGGRGPLDVTLTQPVRSGPISDRLQSWEETRSLIPEKGLLEEDSDVVVRGWLYRETRERGARPWLPPRRAWFVLTRDSLDQFSSSGKGARRLGSLVLTSLCSVTGPERRPKETGLWSVTVSGRKHSVRLCSPRQAEAERWGAALRTVIASKAPLETPTQLLLRDIQESCGDLEAVALIYRRNPILRHTSGALYAPLLPLPYGVSAPGPGYAPLREEAVRLFLALQALEGARRPGPLMQGVLQTCRDLPALRDELFLQLAKQTSGPAGPPGLPATQDPAALRYWQLLTCMSCTFRPGGAVRGHLLGHLERTERALPDSELAEYARFIRKALGRTRGRELVPSLAEISALSRRQELWCTVHCPGAGACPVAIDSHTTAAEVARELVGRLGLARSRNAFALYEQRGAQERALAGGTLVADVLTRLAAEEAGLEDSPDSGWRLCLRLHGPLHPEGLSPNGHELPFLFEQAHALLLRGRPPPPDDTLRALAALRLQSLHRDFSPRAPLPRLDRLLPPPAPPREDPPHQLSRPPPSAALLARAIWSSGLAKRPAERVQHSGAGSAAREGGGGAGMAAAVLGGWKRLRGMGRAEAMAAYLTLAAQCPGFGAARYEVLELSTEAGGGAPQKLFLGLGAKAMSLSRPGETEPIHSVSYGHVAACQLMGPHTLALRVGESQLLLQSPQVEEIMQLVNAYLAHPSPERPCSSAAPPWQDLPDTSSPSQRPGLDEPQGQSGCLGQLQK comes from the exons ATGCCTCTCCCCGGGGGACTGTGGTGGCTCCTCTGCTGCCGTCGAGGCTTTACTCTTCTGCACCGGGACTACGGGGACGGCGAACTTAGCGGGGACGGGGACGAGGACGAGGACGAGGAGACCTTTGAGCTACGGACCCCGAGTCCAGCGGGCGGCGGGAGG GGCCCACTGGACGTGACGCTGACTCAACCCGTGAGGAGTGGGCCCATCTCAGACAG gctgcagagctgggaggagaCCCGGAGCCTCATCCCGGAGAAGGGGCTGCTGGAGGAGGACTCCGATGTCGTCGTGAGAG GTTGGCTGTACCGCGAGACCCGCGAGCGAGGGGCGCGGCCCTGGTTGCCCCCGCGCCGGGCCTGGTTCGTGCTGACCCGGGACTCCCTGGACCAGTTCAGCAGCAGCGGGAAGGGGGCGCGGCGCCTCGGGAGCCTGGTTCTCACCAGCCTGTGCTCTGTGACCGGCCCGGAGCGCAGGCCCAAGGAGACCG GTCTGTGGTCGGTTACGGTGTCTGGCCGGAAGCACAGTGTGAGGCTCTGCTCCCCGCGCCAGGCCGAAGCGGAGCGCTGGGGGGCGGCGCTGCGCACAGTGATCGCCTCCAAGGCCCCCCTGGAGACCCCCACCCAGCTGCTGCTCAGGGACATTCAG GAGAGCTGCGGGGACCTGGAGGCCGTGGCCCTCATTTACCGCCGAAACccaattctgcggcacaccagcGGGGCCTTGTAcgccccgctcctgcccctgccctacGGAGTCAGCGCCCCAG GTCCCGGCTACGCACCCTTGCGCGAGGAGGCGGTGCGGCTGTTCCTGGCGCTACAGGCCCTGGAGGGGGCTCGGCGCCCCGGGCCCCTGATGCAGGGTGTACTTCAGACCTGCCGGGACCTGCCCGCGCTTCGCGACGAACTCTTCCTGCAGCTGGCTAAGCAGACCTCGGGCCCCGCGGGGCCCCCCGGGTTGCCCGCTACCCAAGACCCCGCAGCCCTCCGGTACTGGCAGCTCCTCACCTGCATGAGCTGCACCTTCCGGCCTGGGGGAGCTGTACGAGGTCACCTCCTGGGACACCTGGAGAG GACCGAGCGGGCGCTCCCGGATTCGGAACTGGCCGAATATGCGCGCTTCATCCGCAAGGCGCTGGGCCGGACGCGCGGCCGAGAGCTGGTGCCGTCGCTGGCAGAGATCTCCGCGCTGAGCCGACGCCAAGAGCTGTGGTGTACGGTGCACTGTCCGGGGGCTGGTGCCTGCCCCGTGGCCATAGACTCCCACACCACGGCGGCGGAG GTTGCTCGAGAGCTGGTGGGGCGGCTGGGCTTGGCTCGAAGCCGCAACGCTTTCGCGCTGTACGAGCAACGAGGGGCCCAGGagcgagccctggctggggggacTCTCGTGGCCGACGTGCTCACCAG ATTGGCAGCGGAGGAAGCGGGGCTGGAGGACTCGCCCGACTCCGGCTGGAGACTGTGCCTGCGCCTTCACGGACCTCTGCACCCCGAGGGGCTGTCCCCAAACGGTCACGAGCTGCCTTTCCTCTTTGAGCAG GCTCACGCTTTGCTGCTGCGCGGCCGTCCTCCCCCTCCCGACGACACGCTGCGCGCCCTGGCGGCGCTGCGCCTGCAAAGCCTGCACCGAGACTTCTCCCCGCGGGCGCCCCTGCCGCGCCTGGACCGCTTGCTGCCGCCTCCTGCCCCGCCGCGTGAAGACCCTCCTCACCAGCTCTCCAGGCCTCCCCCATCCGCCGCCCTGCTGGCCAGGGCGATCTGGAGCTCGGGCCTGGCCAAGAGGCCAGCGGAGCGGGTCCAGCACAGCGGGGCGGGCAGCGCGGCCCgagagggaggaggtggcgcCGGCATGGCGGCTGCTGTGCTGGGCGGCTGGAAGCGGCTACGGGGCATGGGCCGAGCTGAGGCCATGGCTGCCTACCTGACTCTGGCGGCGCAGTGTCCAGGGTTCGGCGCTGCTCGGTATGAAGTACTGGAGCTGAGCACG GAGGCTGGTGGGGGTGCTCCACAGAAGCTGTTCCTGGGCCTGGGAGCCAAGGCGATGTCCCTCTCCCGACCTGGCGAGACCGAGCCCATCCACAGTGTCAGCTATGGTCACGTGGCCGCCTGCCAGCTAATGGGCCCCCACACCCTGGCGTTgagggtgggagagagccagCTCCTCCTGCAGAGTCCCCAG GTGGAAGAGATCATGCAGCTGGTGAATGCTTACTTGGCTCACCCCTCCCCTGAGAGGCCCTGCAGCAGTGCCGCCCCTCCCTGGCAAGACCTGCCAGACACCTCCTCTCCCAGCCAGCGCCCAGGCCTGGACGAGCCCCAGGGACAGTCTGGCTGTTTGGGGCAGCTGCAGAAATGA
- the PLEKHH3 gene encoding pleckstrin homology domain-containing family H member 3 isoform X4 encodes MPLPGGLWWLLCCRRGFTLLHRDYGDGELSGDGDEDEDEETFELRTPSPAGGGRGPLDVTLTQPVRSGPISDRLQSWEETRSLIPEKGLLEEDSDVVVRGWLYRETRERGARPWLPPRRAWFVLTRDSLDQFSSSGKGARRLGSLVLTSLCSVTGPERRPKETGLWSVTVSGRKHSVRLCSPRQAEAERWGAALRTVIASKAPLETPTQLLLRDIQESCGDLEAVALIYRRNPILRHTSGALYAPLLPLPYGVSAPGPGYAPLREEAVRLFLALQALEGARRPGPLMQGVLQTCRDLPALRDELFLQLAKQTSGPAGPPGLPATQDPAALRYWQLLTCMSCTFRPGGAVRGHLLGHLERTERALPDSELAEYARFIRKALGRTRGRELVPSLAEISALSRRQELWCTVHCPGAGACPVAIDSHTTAAEVARELVGRLGLARSRNAFALYEQRGAQERALAGGTLVADVLTRFEKLAAEEAGLEDSPDSGWRLCLRLHGPLHPEGLSPNGHELPFLFEQEAGGGAPQKLFLGLGAKAMSLSRPGETEPIHSVSYGHVAACQLMGPHTLALRVGESQLLLQSPQVEEIMQLVNAYLAHPSPERPCSSAAPPWQDLPDTSSPSQRPGLDEPQGQSGCLGQLQK; translated from the exons ATGCCTCTCCCCGGGGGACTGTGGTGGCTCCTCTGCTGCCGTCGAGGCTTTACTCTTCTGCACCGGGACTACGGGGACGGCGAACTTAGCGGGGACGGGGACGAGGACGAGGACGAGGAGACCTTTGAGCTACGGACCCCGAGTCCAGCGGGCGGCGGGAGG GGCCCACTGGACGTGACGCTGACTCAACCCGTGAGGAGTGGGCCCATCTCAGACAG gctgcagagctgggaggagaCCCGGAGCCTCATCCCGGAGAAGGGGCTGCTGGAGGAGGACTCCGATGTCGTCGTGAGAG GTTGGCTGTACCGCGAGACCCGCGAGCGAGGGGCGCGGCCCTGGTTGCCCCCGCGCCGGGCCTGGTTCGTGCTGACCCGGGACTCCCTGGACCAGTTCAGCAGCAGCGGGAAGGGGGCGCGGCGCCTCGGGAGCCTGGTTCTCACCAGCCTGTGCTCTGTGACCGGCCCGGAGCGCAGGCCCAAGGAGACCG GTCTGTGGTCGGTTACGGTGTCTGGCCGGAAGCACAGTGTGAGGCTCTGCTCCCCGCGCCAGGCCGAAGCGGAGCGCTGGGGGGCGGCGCTGCGCACAGTGATCGCCTCCAAGGCCCCCCTGGAGACCCCCACCCAGCTGCTGCTCAGGGACATTCAG GAGAGCTGCGGGGACCTGGAGGCCGTGGCCCTCATTTACCGCCGAAACccaattctgcggcacaccagcGGGGCCTTGTAcgccccgctcctgcccctgccctacGGAGTCAGCGCCCCAG GTCCCGGCTACGCACCCTTGCGCGAGGAGGCGGTGCGGCTGTTCCTGGCGCTACAGGCCCTGGAGGGGGCTCGGCGCCCCGGGCCCCTGATGCAGGGTGTACTTCAGACCTGCCGGGACCTGCCCGCGCTTCGCGACGAACTCTTCCTGCAGCTGGCTAAGCAGACCTCGGGCCCCGCGGGGCCCCCCGGGTTGCCCGCTACCCAAGACCCCGCAGCCCTCCGGTACTGGCAGCTCCTCACCTGCATGAGCTGCACCTTCCGGCCTGGGGGAGCTGTACGAGGTCACCTCCTGGGACACCTGGAGAG GACCGAGCGGGCGCTCCCGGATTCGGAACTGGCCGAATATGCGCGCTTCATCCGCAAGGCGCTGGGCCGGACGCGCGGCCGAGAGCTGGTGCCGTCGCTGGCAGAGATCTCCGCGCTGAGCCGACGCCAAGAGCTGTGGTGTACGGTGCACTGTCCGGGGGCTGGTGCCTGCCCCGTGGCCATAGACTCCCACACCACGGCGGCGGAG GTTGCTCGAGAGCTGGTGGGGCGGCTGGGCTTGGCTCGAAGCCGCAACGCTTTCGCGCTGTACGAGCAACGAGGGGCCCAGGagcgagccctggctggggggacTCTCGTGGCCGACGTGCTCACCAGGTTTGAGAA ATTGGCAGCGGAGGAAGCGGGGCTGGAGGACTCGCCCGACTCCGGCTGGAGACTGTGCCTGCGCCTTCACGGACCTCTGCACCCCGAGGGGCTGTCCCCAAACGGTCACGAGCTGCCTTTCCTCTTTGAGCAG GAGGCTGGTGGGGGTGCTCCACAGAAGCTGTTCCTGGGCCTGGGAGCCAAGGCGATGTCCCTCTCCCGACCTGGCGAGACCGAGCCCATCCACAGTGTCAGCTATGGTCACGTGGCCGCCTGCCAGCTAATGGGCCCCCACACCCTGGCGTTgagggtgggagagagccagCTCCTCCTGCAGAGTCCCCAG GTGGAAGAGATCATGCAGCTGGTGAATGCTTACTTGGCTCACCCCTCCCCTGAGAGGCCCTGCAGCAGTGCCGCCCCTCCCTGGCAAGACCTGCCAGACACCTCCTCTCCCAGCCAGCGCCCAGGCCTGGACGAGCCCCAGGGACAGTCTGGCTGTTTGGGGCAGCTGCAGAAATGA
- the CCR10 gene encoding C-C chemokine receptor type 10: MGLVNARIFSVTYSGYSEEAYSPGPFPEVCHKADVQAFSRAFQSSVSLTVAALGLAGNGLVLATHLAARRASRSPTSAHLLQLALADFLLVLTLPFAAAGVLQGWSLGSATCRAISGVYSASFHAGFLFLACISADRYVAITRALPAGPRPSGPGRAHLVSAIVWLLSLLLALPALLFSQDGQREGQRRCRLIFPEGLTQTVKGASAVAQVVVGFALPLGVMAACYALLGRTLLAARGPERRRALLVVVALVVAFVVLQLPYSLALLLDTVDLLAARERSCPASKRKDLALLVTGGLALARCSLNPVLYAFLGLRFRQDLRRLLRVGSCSSVPLPRGCCPRRPRLSSCSAPTETHSVSLWDN, translated from the exons ATGGGGCTGGTGAATGcgagg ATCTTCTCAGTCACCTATTCTGGGTACAGTGAGGAGGCATACTCGCCTGGGCCGTTTCCGGAGGTTTGCCACAAGGCGGATGTCCAGGCCTTCAGTAGAGCGTTCCAATCCAGTGTCTCCCTGACGGTGGCTGCCCTGGGTCTGGCGGGCAATGGCCTGGTCCTAGCCACCCACCTAGCAGCCCGTCGTGCTTCCCGCTCACCGACCTCCGCCCACCTGCTCCAGCTGGCCCTGGCCGACTTTCTGCTGGTCCTGACCCTTCCCTTTGCTGCAGCTGGGGTTCTGCAGGGCTGGAGCCTGGGAAGTGCCACCTGCCGTGCCATCTCAGGCGTCTACTCAGCCTCCTTCCACGCAGGCTTCCTCTTCCTGGCCTGTATTAGCGctgaccgctatgtggccattACGCGAGCCCTCCCAGCTGGACCGAGGCCCTCCGGGCCGGGCCGAGCACACTTGGTCTCAGCCATCGTGTGGCTGCTGTCGCTGCTCCTGGCACTGCCTGCTCTCCTTTTCAGCCAGGACGGGCAGCGGGAAGGCCAACGGCGCTGCCGTCTCATCTTCCCCGAAGGCCTCACTCAGACGGTGAAAGGGGCGAGTGCGGTGGCGCAGGTGGTCGTGGGCTTCGCGCTGCCGCTGGGAGTCATGGCGGCCTGCTACGCGCTCCTGGGCCGCACGCTGCTGGCCGCCAGGGGGCCGGAGCGCCGGCGCGCGCTGCTCGTCGTGGTGGCCCTGGTGGTGGCCTTCGTGGTGCTGCAGCTTCCTTACAGTCTCGCCCTGCTATTGGATACAGTCGACCTACTGGCCGCGCGCGAGCGGAGCTGCCCTGCCAGTAAGCGCAAGGATCTGGCACTGCTGGTGACCGGGGGCTTGGCTCTCGCCCGCTGCAGCCTCAACCCCGTGCTCTACGCTTTTCTGGGCCTGCGCTTCCGCCAGGACCTGCGGAGGCTGCTCCGGGTTGGGAGCTGCAGCTCAGTGCCTCTTCCCCGCGGCTGCTGCCCCCGTCGGCCCCGCCTTTCTTCCTGCTCGGCTCCCACTGAGACCCACAGTGTTTCCTTGTGGGACAACTAA
- the PLEKHH3 gene encoding pleckstrin homology domain-containing family H member 3 isoform X2 — MREFPPQGPGQGEEGFLTLGSVAGTPWRGHWEPQPLEDSSSSLPSGQSARPSLGPLDVTLTQPVRSGPISDRLQSWEETRSLIPEKGLLEEDSDVVVRGWLYRETRERGARPWLPPRRAWFVLTRDSLDQFSSSGKGARRLGSLVLTSLCSVTGPERRPKETGLWSVTVSGRKHSVRLCSPRQAEAERWGAALRTVIASKAPLETPTQLLLRDIQESCGDLEAVALIYRRNPILRHTSGALYAPLLPLPYGVSAPGPGYAPLREEAVRLFLALQALEGARRPGPLMQGVLQTCRDLPALRDELFLQLAKQTSGPAGPPGLPATQDPAALRYWQLLTCMSCTFRPGGAVRGHLLGHLERTERALPDSELAEYARFIRKALGRTRGRELVPSLAEISALSRRQELWCTVHCPGAGACPVAIDSHTTAAEVARELVGRLGLARSRNAFALYEQRGAQERALAGGTLVADVLTRFEKLAAEEAGLEDSPDSGWRLCLRLHGPLHPEGLSPNGHELPFLFEQAHALLLRGRPPPPDDTLRALAALRLQSLHRDFSPRAPLPRLDRLLPPPAPPREDPPHQLSRPPPSAALLARAIWSSGLAKRPAERVQHSGAGSAAREGGGGAGMAAAVLGGWKRLRGMGRAEAMAAYLTLAAQCPGFGAARYEVLELSTEAGGGAPQKLFLGLGAKAMSLSRPGETEPIHSVSYGHVAACQLMGPHTLALRVGESQLLLQSPQVEEIMQLVNAYLAHPSPERPCSSAAPPWQDLPDTSSPSQRPGLDEPQGQSGCLGQLQK; from the exons ATGCGGGAGTTCCCGCCTCAGGGACCTGGGCAAGGGGAAGAAGGGTTCCTCACATTGGGGTCCGTGGCGGGGACCCCATGGAGAGGGCATTGGGAGCCACAACCCTTGGAGGACTCCTCGTCATCGTTACCCTCGGGACAGAGCGCTCGGCCCTCCCTG GGCCCACTGGACGTGACGCTGACTCAACCCGTGAGGAGTGGGCCCATCTCAGACAG gctgcagagctgggaggagaCCCGGAGCCTCATCCCGGAGAAGGGGCTGCTGGAGGAGGACTCCGATGTCGTCGTGAGAG GTTGGCTGTACCGCGAGACCCGCGAGCGAGGGGCGCGGCCCTGGTTGCCCCCGCGCCGGGCCTGGTTCGTGCTGACCCGGGACTCCCTGGACCAGTTCAGCAGCAGCGGGAAGGGGGCGCGGCGCCTCGGGAGCCTGGTTCTCACCAGCCTGTGCTCTGTGACCGGCCCGGAGCGCAGGCCCAAGGAGACCG GTCTGTGGTCGGTTACGGTGTCTGGCCGGAAGCACAGTGTGAGGCTCTGCTCCCCGCGCCAGGCCGAAGCGGAGCGCTGGGGGGCGGCGCTGCGCACAGTGATCGCCTCCAAGGCCCCCCTGGAGACCCCCACCCAGCTGCTGCTCAGGGACATTCAG GAGAGCTGCGGGGACCTGGAGGCCGTGGCCCTCATTTACCGCCGAAACccaattctgcggcacaccagcGGGGCCTTGTAcgccccgctcctgcccctgccctacGGAGTCAGCGCCCCAG GTCCCGGCTACGCACCCTTGCGCGAGGAGGCGGTGCGGCTGTTCCTGGCGCTACAGGCCCTGGAGGGGGCTCGGCGCCCCGGGCCCCTGATGCAGGGTGTACTTCAGACCTGCCGGGACCTGCCCGCGCTTCGCGACGAACTCTTCCTGCAGCTGGCTAAGCAGACCTCGGGCCCCGCGGGGCCCCCCGGGTTGCCCGCTACCCAAGACCCCGCAGCCCTCCGGTACTGGCAGCTCCTCACCTGCATGAGCTGCACCTTCCGGCCTGGGGGAGCTGTACGAGGTCACCTCCTGGGACACCTGGAGAG GACCGAGCGGGCGCTCCCGGATTCGGAACTGGCCGAATATGCGCGCTTCATCCGCAAGGCGCTGGGCCGGACGCGCGGCCGAGAGCTGGTGCCGTCGCTGGCAGAGATCTCCGCGCTGAGCCGACGCCAAGAGCTGTGGTGTACGGTGCACTGTCCGGGGGCTGGTGCCTGCCCCGTGGCCATAGACTCCCACACCACGGCGGCGGAG GTTGCTCGAGAGCTGGTGGGGCGGCTGGGCTTGGCTCGAAGCCGCAACGCTTTCGCGCTGTACGAGCAACGAGGGGCCCAGGagcgagccctggctggggggacTCTCGTGGCCGACGTGCTCACCAGGTTTGAGAA ATTGGCAGCGGAGGAAGCGGGGCTGGAGGACTCGCCCGACTCCGGCTGGAGACTGTGCCTGCGCCTTCACGGACCTCTGCACCCCGAGGGGCTGTCCCCAAACGGTCACGAGCTGCCTTTCCTCTTTGAGCAG GCTCACGCTTTGCTGCTGCGCGGCCGTCCTCCCCCTCCCGACGACACGCTGCGCGCCCTGGCGGCGCTGCGCCTGCAAAGCCTGCACCGAGACTTCTCCCCGCGGGCGCCCCTGCCGCGCCTGGACCGCTTGCTGCCGCCTCCTGCCCCGCCGCGTGAAGACCCTCCTCACCAGCTCTCCAGGCCTCCCCCATCCGCCGCCCTGCTGGCCAGGGCGATCTGGAGCTCGGGCCTGGCCAAGAGGCCAGCGGAGCGGGTCCAGCACAGCGGGGCGGGCAGCGCGGCCCgagagggaggaggtggcgcCGGCATGGCGGCTGCTGTGCTGGGCGGCTGGAAGCGGCTACGGGGCATGGGCCGAGCTGAGGCCATGGCTGCCTACCTGACTCTGGCGGCGCAGTGTCCAGGGTTCGGCGCTGCTCGGTATGAAGTACTGGAGCTGAGCACG GAGGCTGGTGGGGGTGCTCCACAGAAGCTGTTCCTGGGCCTGGGAGCCAAGGCGATGTCCCTCTCCCGACCTGGCGAGACCGAGCCCATCCACAGTGTCAGCTATGGTCACGTGGCCGCCTGCCAGCTAATGGGCCCCCACACCCTGGCGTTgagggtgggagagagccagCTCCTCCTGCAGAGTCCCCAG GTGGAAGAGATCATGCAGCTGGTGAATGCTTACTTGGCTCACCCCTCCCCTGAGAGGCCCTGCAGCAGTGCCGCCCCTCCCTGGCAAGACCTGCCAGACACCTCCTCTCCCAGCCAGCGCCCAGGCCTGGACGAGCCCCAGGGACAGTCTGGCTGTTTGGGGCAGCTGCAGAAATGA
- the PLEKHH3 gene encoding pleckstrin homology domain-containing family H member 3 isoform X1, translating to MPLPGGLWWLLCCRRGFTLLHRDYGDGELSGDGDEDEDEETFELRTPSPAGGGRGPLDVTLTQPVRSGPISDRLQSWEETRSLIPEKGLLEEDSDVVVRGWLYRETRERGARPWLPPRRAWFVLTRDSLDQFSSSGKGARRLGSLVLTSLCSVTGPERRPKETGLWSVTVSGRKHSVRLCSPRQAEAERWGAALRTVIASKAPLETPTQLLLRDIQESCGDLEAVALIYRRNPILRHTSGALYAPLLPLPYGVSAPGPGYAPLREEAVRLFLALQALEGARRPGPLMQGVLQTCRDLPALRDELFLQLAKQTSGPAGPPGLPATQDPAALRYWQLLTCMSCTFRPGGAVRGHLLGHLERTERALPDSELAEYARFIRKALGRTRGRELVPSLAEISALSRRQELWCTVHCPGAGACPVAIDSHTTAAEVARELVGRLGLARSRNAFALYEQRGAQERALAGGTLVADVLTRFEKLAAEEAGLEDSPDSGWRLCLRLHGPLHPEGLSPNGHELPFLFEQAHALLLRGRPPPPDDTLRALAALRLQSLHRDFSPRAPLPRLDRLLPPPAPPREDPPHQLSRPPPSAALLARAIWSSGLAKRPAERVQHSGAGSAAREGGGGAGMAAAVLGGWKRLRGMGRAEAMAAYLTLAAQCPGFGAARYEVLELSTEAGGGAPQKLFLGLGAKAMSLSRPGETEPIHSVSYGHVAACQLMGPHTLALRVGESQLLLQSPQVEEIMQLVNAYLAHPSPERPCSSAAPPWQDLPDTSSPSQRPGLDEPQGQSGCLGQLQK from the exons ATGCCTCTCCCCGGGGGACTGTGGTGGCTCCTCTGCTGCCGTCGAGGCTTTACTCTTCTGCACCGGGACTACGGGGACGGCGAACTTAGCGGGGACGGGGACGAGGACGAGGACGAGGAGACCTTTGAGCTACGGACCCCGAGTCCAGCGGGCGGCGGGAGG GGCCCACTGGACGTGACGCTGACTCAACCCGTGAGGAGTGGGCCCATCTCAGACAG gctgcagagctgggaggagaCCCGGAGCCTCATCCCGGAGAAGGGGCTGCTGGAGGAGGACTCCGATGTCGTCGTGAGAG GTTGGCTGTACCGCGAGACCCGCGAGCGAGGGGCGCGGCCCTGGTTGCCCCCGCGCCGGGCCTGGTTCGTGCTGACCCGGGACTCCCTGGACCAGTTCAGCAGCAGCGGGAAGGGGGCGCGGCGCCTCGGGAGCCTGGTTCTCACCAGCCTGTGCTCTGTGACCGGCCCGGAGCGCAGGCCCAAGGAGACCG GTCTGTGGTCGGTTACGGTGTCTGGCCGGAAGCACAGTGTGAGGCTCTGCTCCCCGCGCCAGGCCGAAGCGGAGCGCTGGGGGGCGGCGCTGCGCACAGTGATCGCCTCCAAGGCCCCCCTGGAGACCCCCACCCAGCTGCTGCTCAGGGACATTCAG GAGAGCTGCGGGGACCTGGAGGCCGTGGCCCTCATTTACCGCCGAAACccaattctgcggcacaccagcGGGGCCTTGTAcgccccgctcctgcccctgccctacGGAGTCAGCGCCCCAG GTCCCGGCTACGCACCCTTGCGCGAGGAGGCGGTGCGGCTGTTCCTGGCGCTACAGGCCCTGGAGGGGGCTCGGCGCCCCGGGCCCCTGATGCAGGGTGTACTTCAGACCTGCCGGGACCTGCCCGCGCTTCGCGACGAACTCTTCCTGCAGCTGGCTAAGCAGACCTCGGGCCCCGCGGGGCCCCCCGGGTTGCCCGCTACCCAAGACCCCGCAGCCCTCCGGTACTGGCAGCTCCTCACCTGCATGAGCTGCACCTTCCGGCCTGGGGGAGCTGTACGAGGTCACCTCCTGGGACACCTGGAGAG GACCGAGCGGGCGCTCCCGGATTCGGAACTGGCCGAATATGCGCGCTTCATCCGCAAGGCGCTGGGCCGGACGCGCGGCCGAGAGCTGGTGCCGTCGCTGGCAGAGATCTCCGCGCTGAGCCGACGCCAAGAGCTGTGGTGTACGGTGCACTGTCCGGGGGCTGGTGCCTGCCCCGTGGCCATAGACTCCCACACCACGGCGGCGGAG GTTGCTCGAGAGCTGGTGGGGCGGCTGGGCTTGGCTCGAAGCCGCAACGCTTTCGCGCTGTACGAGCAACGAGGGGCCCAGGagcgagccctggctggggggacTCTCGTGGCCGACGTGCTCACCAGGTTTGAGAA ATTGGCAGCGGAGGAAGCGGGGCTGGAGGACTCGCCCGACTCCGGCTGGAGACTGTGCCTGCGCCTTCACGGACCTCTGCACCCCGAGGGGCTGTCCCCAAACGGTCACGAGCTGCCTTTCCTCTTTGAGCAG GCTCACGCTTTGCTGCTGCGCGGCCGTCCTCCCCCTCCCGACGACACGCTGCGCGCCCTGGCGGCGCTGCGCCTGCAAAGCCTGCACCGAGACTTCTCCCCGCGGGCGCCCCTGCCGCGCCTGGACCGCTTGCTGCCGCCTCCTGCCCCGCCGCGTGAAGACCCTCCTCACCAGCTCTCCAGGCCTCCCCCATCCGCCGCCCTGCTGGCCAGGGCGATCTGGAGCTCGGGCCTGGCCAAGAGGCCAGCGGAGCGGGTCCAGCACAGCGGGGCGGGCAGCGCGGCCCgagagggaggaggtggcgcCGGCATGGCGGCTGCTGTGCTGGGCGGCTGGAAGCGGCTACGGGGCATGGGCCGAGCTGAGGCCATGGCTGCCTACCTGACTCTGGCGGCGCAGTGTCCAGGGTTCGGCGCTGCTCGGTATGAAGTACTGGAGCTGAGCACG GAGGCTGGTGGGGGTGCTCCACAGAAGCTGTTCCTGGGCCTGGGAGCCAAGGCGATGTCCCTCTCCCGACCTGGCGAGACCGAGCCCATCCACAGTGTCAGCTATGGTCACGTGGCCGCCTGCCAGCTAATGGGCCCCCACACCCTGGCGTTgagggtgggagagagccagCTCCTCCTGCAGAGTCCCCAG GTGGAAGAGATCATGCAGCTGGTGAATGCTTACTTGGCTCACCCCTCCCCTGAGAGGCCCTGCAGCAGTGCCGCCCCTCCCTGGCAAGACCTGCCAGACACCTCCTCTCCCAGCCAGCGCCCAGGCCTGGACGAGCCCCAGGGACAGTCTGGCTGTTTGGGGCAGCTGCAGAAATGA